In Pseudomonadota bacterium, the DNA window AAGCGTTTTTGGGGTCTGGGTTATATGGGTAGCCAAGCGATCGAGTGCATCCGCCCGGCATCCTTGCATGAGACCTGCGTATAGATTTTCGGTAAGGGGGGAGCCCGTGATCAAAACCAAAACGCTTTGCGGTCCTACCGGACCGGCAACTCTTAAGGTTTTCTCCGGCGCCAACTGCGGGACTAGCAGCGTAGGAGAATGTAGCTGCGCATTTGGCGCCAATGAGGATGGGCACAGACAAGTGGTTTTAGCACGGTCCACACTCAGCAACACTGCGTAGGTATGGCCGCGTTGTGCGTTTTCATTCCATTCGTCAGTCAAGGTAAGTGAAATATACAGCCGTTCACCCAATTGAAACTGTTCCAGCGGTTCGTCGTCGTCAGCGATCAGACCGCGTGACTGAGCTTCCAGCTCTAAACGATGCTCTTGACGCACGAGATGAATCGCATCCGAGGTAGCTGCCCGCGCTAGCAGTTGCGGCCAAGGCCCGTCTCGTAATGGCGATGAGTGCAGTAAGGCCTTGAATTCCTCTAGCGAGTCGATCTCCAGACACTGCACGGGTACCTCAAATAGATCCGTGATACGCTTGATATGCCGGTTCGGCACCAACTCCCGCGCACGGACCTCGTTGCCGTTCATCCAGATCGAGATGTTGTTCGGTGCGATCCCGAGATGCTCCGCCAATAACTCGTGCGTATTAACGCGCTCGTGGCGCTGATACAAACACTGTAGCTTCTTGGCTAGGCTCGGAACGTGTAGGGGCATACGGTTATGCTTTACGGTAATGAATACGATTCGGTGGTGGGCCTTGCTTTACCTTTGCATCGATTCAGGTCACAGTTGGCCAACTATTCGGCCACGTGATGTGGATTATAGAACGGGAGTAAGTGAGAGCAACCTAATAAAACTTGACATGTCCTGAAAAACGGGTTTTTAGTACTTTTGCATTAGCTGCAAGGTATTCACTGCAATCCCGCGGACGATTTCGTCCTTAGTCTTTCGTCAGTCGTTGCATTGGCTCGACCGAAACGGGATCGGAAAACCGGGAATTGATCGCATGTTGAGAAAGCGCGCTTGCCGCCCGCTCTCGGGTATCGGCGTCGAGGCCGGTAGCGGGCAAAACCGCCTGCGCCAGGGCCTCGACGGCCCGCGGATCTTGTAAGGCGGCCAGTTCATCGATCGCTTGCTCGTACAAATTCCTATGCTGCGAACCGAGCGCAGTGAGCGCGCGTTCAAGGAGCGCCTCGTTGTATTCTTG includes these proteins:
- a CDS encoding DUF4384 domain-containing protein, which produces MPLHVPSLAKKLQCLYQRHERVNTHELLAEHLGIAPNNISIWMNGNEVRARELVPNRHIKRITDLFEVPVQCLEIDSLEEFKALLHSSPLRDGPWPQLLARAATSDAIHLVRQEHRLELEAQSRGLIADDDEPLEQFQLGERLYISLTLTDEWNENAQRGHTYAVLLSVDRAKTTCLCPSSLAPNAQLHSPTLLVPQLAPEKTLRVAGPVGPQSVLVLITGSPLTENLYAGLMQGCRADALDRLATHITQTPKTLWQLLRKDYEVL